A single Actinomycetota bacterium DNA region contains:
- a CDS encoding TetR/AcrR family transcriptional regulator, translating to MNEDSCFRPIGIIPPDRTKGYKQVSSSLTGGGQSRGGHQLQTSEEPSPDRSPAVPVPGRDVVAETGGRLRRGDQTRARILEAAEEVFGLRGYHASSIVDITRRAGVGLGTFYVYFPSKIEIYRHLLRSRQEELFRTARAVTDGAGDYRDTLRASFGALLDWLGNHPFIPRLMREADFVDPALITELYAHPGEEFRKGLERLMDRGDIAKADAEVLAWCITGMTELAAMRFLVWQGKERMDPEHFETFLEILARALAVQPPPG from the coding sequence ATGAACGAAGATTCATGTTTTCGGCCAATCGGGATCATTCCTCCAGACCGTACCAAGGGGTATAAACAAGTCAGCTCTTCTCTCACGGGGGGAGGGCAGAGTAGGGGAGGCCATCAGCTGCAGACCAGCGAAGAACCGTCTCCCGACCGTTCGCCCGCTGTTCCCGTTCCCGGACGCGACGTTGTCGCCGAAACGGGAGGCAGGCTGAGGCGCGGCGACCAAACGCGCGCCAGGATCCTGGAGGCAGCCGAGGAGGTCTTCGGACTCCGCGGCTACCATGCGTCGTCGATCGTCGATATCACGCGCCGCGCCGGTGTCGGGCTCGGCACGTTCTACGTCTACTTCCCGAGCAAGATCGAGATCTACCGACATCTGTTGCGTTCTCGGCAGGAAGAGCTCTTTCGCACCGCGCGAGCCGTAACCGATGGTGCCGGCGACTATCGAGATACCTTGCGGGCCTCATTCGGTGCATTGTTGGATTGGCTGGGCAATCATCCATTCATCCCCCGGCTGATGCGCGAAGCCGACTTCGTCGACCCGGCGCTCATCACCGAACTCTATGCGCACCCCGGGGAGGAGTTCCGGAAGGGCCTCGAGCGCTTGATGGATCGCGGGGATATCGCCAAGGCCGACGCGGAAGTCCTCGCGTGGTGTATCACCGGAATGACGGAGCTGGCGGCAATGCGGTTCCTGGTCTGGCAGGGCAAGGAACGAATGGATCCCGAACATTTCGAGACGTTCCTCGAGATCCTGGCTCGCGCGCTCGCCGTTCAGCCACCGCCCGGCTGA
- a CDS encoding SDR family oxidoreductase: MGLLDGKTAIVTGAGRGIGRGEALLLAQHGAKVLVNDLGGEWDGSGADQRPAQLVVDEINAAGGTAIANYDDVADFSAAEHMIRQAIDQLGGLDILVNNAGILRDRMIFNMSEADWDSVIRVHLKGHFAPTRHACGYWRERSKETGGPVGGRIICTSSTSGLLGNAGQSNYGAAKAGIAAFAQIVSMEMGRYGVTANAIAPAARTRLTEATFGEIKVEGTFDSWAPENVAPIVVFLATDQAVGISGQVFYTGGGTLQLYGGWGPVHQLEKNDRWTVEELVEKVPGMFGDKPPVYAPPKSQLRTDVTS, from the coding sequence ATGGGACTCTTGGACGGGAAGACTGCGATCGTGACCGGGGCGGGCCGCGGGATCGGACGCGGGGAGGCGCTCCTGCTCGCGCAGCACGGCGCGAAGGTCTTGGTCAACGACCTCGGCGGCGAGTGGGACGGCAGCGGAGCCGACCAGCGCCCGGCACAGCTCGTCGTCGACGAGATCAACGCCGCAGGCGGAACCGCGATCGCCAACTACGACGACGTGGCCGATTTCTCCGCCGCCGAGCACATGATCCGGCAGGCGATCGATCAGCTGGGCGGGCTCGACATCCTGGTCAACAACGCGGGGATCCTCCGCGACCGCATGATCTTCAACATGAGCGAGGCCGACTGGGATTCCGTCATCCGGGTCCACCTGAAGGGTCACTTCGCTCCCACCCGGCACGCGTGCGGTTACTGGCGCGAGCGCTCGAAGGAGACCGGAGGGCCGGTCGGCGGGAGGATCATCTGCACGTCGTCGACGAGCGGGCTGCTCGGCAACGCCGGTCAATCCAACTACGGTGCCGCGAAGGCGGGGATCGCAGCGTTCGCTCAGATCGTGTCGATGGAGATGGGCCGCTACGGCGTCACGGCGAACGCGATCGCGCCGGCGGCGCGCACGCGCCTCACCGAAGCCACGTTCGGCGAGATCAAGGTCGAAGGAACATTCGACTCATGGGCACCGGAGAACGTGGCGCCGATCGTGGTTTTCCTCGCGACCGATCAGGCGGTCGGGATCAGCGGGCAGGTCTTCTACACGGGCGGCGGAACGCTCCAGCTCTACGGCGGGTGGGGTCCCGTGCACCAGCTCGAGAAGAACGACCGCTGGACCGTCGAGGAGCTCGTCGAGAAGGTCCCCGGGATGTTCGGCGACAAGCCCCCCGTGTACGCTCCCCCGAAGTCGCAGCTCCGAACAGACGTCACCAGCTGA
- the arfB gene encoding alternative ribosome rescue aminoacyl-tRNA hydrolase ArfB, with protein sequence MDDLRVGRGVVIPAAELTERFSRSGGPGGQNVNKRDTRVEVIFDVAASAALTPELRRRALARLRRKLDARGRLRVVSSTERTQARNRERALDTLRDQLAEALRPPPRPRVATKPTRAARERRLASKKSRSKVKLQRARPDDD encoded by the coding sequence GTGGACGATCTGCGCGTCGGCCGCGGGGTCGTGATCCCGGCTGCCGAGCTGACGGAGCGATTCTCGCGCTCGGGCGGTCCCGGCGGTCAGAACGTCAACAAGCGAGACACGCGGGTCGAGGTCATCTTCGACGTCGCGGCGTCGGCGGCGCTCACGCCGGAGCTTCGGCGCCGAGCGCTCGCACGGTTGCGCAGAAAGCTCGACGCACGGGGCCGGTTGCGGGTGGTGTCCTCCACAGAACGCACCCAAGCCCGGAACCGGGAACGGGCGCTCGACACGCTCCGCGATCAGTTGGCCGAGGCGCTCCGCCCCCCGCCGCGACCCCGCGTCGCCACCAAGCCGACGAGGGCCGCCCGCGAGCGGCGACTCGCGAGCAAGAAGAGCCGCAGCAAAGTGAAGCTTCAGCGCGCCCGACCCGACGACGACTGA
- a CDS encoding RNA polymerase sigma factor: MNVIDAAADPPRSILLQAASGEPTAARELLDATSSTVYGFIFARVGGVQETAEDLTQATYLEAMRSARTYRGDAAVETWLCAIARRQVAKHYKSERRRERLERKLRLVAEEPEPDEDTDDGSPVDAEVMIAALGRLVPLHRQVLVLKYLDGRSVEQIAEELGRSKIQVQSLLQRARSGLKRELEAAR; encoded by the coding sequence ATGAACGTGATCGATGCTGCGGCAGACCCGCCACGTTCGATACTTCTCCAGGCCGCCTCCGGAGAGCCCACGGCTGCGCGTGAGCTGCTGGATGCGACGAGTTCGACCGTGTACGGGTTCATCTTCGCGCGGGTAGGCGGTGTTCAGGAGACCGCTGAGGATCTGACCCAGGCCACCTACCTGGAGGCGATGCGATCCGCGCGCACCTATCGCGGCGACGCCGCAGTCGAAACCTGGCTCTGCGCGATCGCGCGCCGGCAGGTCGCGAAGCACTACAAGTCCGAACGCCGGCGGGAACGGCTCGAGCGCAAGCTGCGGCTCGTCGCTGAGGAACCCGAGCCGGATGAGGATACCGACGACGGCTCGCCCGTCGACGCGGAGGTCATGATCGCGGCGCTCGGCCGGCTGGTGCCGCTCCATCGTCAGGTCCTCGTCCTCAAGTACCTCGACGGCCGCTCCGTCGAGCAGATCGCCGAGGAGCTCGGCCGTTCGAAGATCCAGGTCCAGTCGTTGCTGCAGCGAGCCCGTTCGGGTCTGAAGCGAGAGCTCGAGGCGGCCCGATGA
- a CDS encoding HAD family hydrolase, producing MARAAFFDLDKTLVPGSSLFLLARGMYDRDFYRARDIARLAWGQFVFRSFGKETEAGMESSRNAALEFVKGRDAAEIRALGREIAEEQVLPRVYADIAAVIRQHNEAGDQTWLLTAAPQELAELVASGLGMTGARGTIAGIDEHGRYTGELVGEIAHGPAKAKIAAELADERGIEMRDSAAYSDSINDLPLLESVGNPHAVNPDHALRRIARARGWPIHELRTRRRALLIGIPSALGGAAMFGAGMAVGFWAARRPKRA from the coding sequence ATGGCACGCGCCGCGTTCTTCGACCTCGACAAGACGCTCGTTCCCGGCTCGAGCTTGTTCCTGCTCGCGCGCGGGATGTACGACCGCGACTTTTACCGCGCGCGGGACATCGCTCGCCTCGCATGGGGCCAGTTCGTCTTCCGATCTTTCGGCAAAGAGACCGAGGCGGGGATGGAGAGCTCTCGGAACGCCGCGCTCGAGTTCGTGAAGGGCCGCGACGCCGCGGAGATCCGCGCGCTCGGCCGGGAGATCGCGGAGGAGCAGGTCCTTCCGCGGGTTTACGCGGACATCGCGGCGGTCATCCGCCAGCACAACGAGGCCGGCGACCAGACCTGGCTCCTGACCGCCGCCCCTCAGGAGCTCGCGGAGCTCGTCGCTTCCGGGCTGGGGATGACCGGCGCGCGCGGCACCATCGCCGGTATCGACGAGCACGGCCGCTACACGGGCGAGTTGGTCGGAGAGATCGCGCACGGCCCGGCCAAGGCGAAGATCGCCGCCGAGCTCGCCGACGAGCGCGGCATCGAGATGCGCGACTCCGCCGCCTACTCCGACTCGATCAACGACCTGCCACTACTGGAGTCGGTCGGGAATCCGCATGCCGTCAACCCGGATCACGCCCTCCGTCGCATCGCGCGCGCGCGCGGCTGGCCGATCCATGAGCTCCGCACCCGGCGCCGGGCCCTTCTGATCGGTATCCCGAGCGCGCTCGGCGGCGCGGCGATGTTCGGGGCGGGTATGGCTGTCGGATTCTGGGCGGCGCGGCGGCCGAAGCGCGCCTGA
- a CDS encoding beta-propeller domain-containing protein — translation MTDRFERKIGEIGGPRSPDPEFRDRLERAIIHESAPEVTPAARWRIDGPRALSSRMRSRIEAAMTRRKRWSLSPLRLIAAAVAVVMLAGTTIVIVDRVGKRGSGGDERPFVAAPTNSPTPGSTPSTPPKAAPSGPSTLRGFKSAGQFLAYVHTEGLKQNGPYGIPGSIFEGGGYSGGPVAAAPGSAPRAPSMALPYEPYSTTNVQEAGVDEPDIVKTDGRRMIVLTHREIGGSVARLFDVRKGARFLDSIGFSEGEASGLFLAGDRVVVLEDRLAAPREARMATHVSARRWTTVTVLSVADPENIMVVSSMHIEGSYVDARLAGGVVRLVVASDALGPSPVSVGKGSPEELEAAEKANERSIRRSIAGDWVPHFVLQRTGRATTTGHVHDWSAISRPPDQAGLGMLTVLTIDPADPAPDNAMSIVGAGNEIYASLGNLYVTSNRWEDTIAARNGQPTGGMVTRIHKLDISDPASTTYLASGEVSGFLLNQFSMSEYAGRLRVATTVESFVGNTDTSESFMTVLSETAGRLVRVGSVGNLGKGERIFSVRFAGRTAYVVTFRQLDPLYVVDLRKPNHPRVRGQLKVPGFSEYLHPLSEALLVGVGRDASRSGVAKGLQLSLFDVSNPASPERIDNLIQGDYGQSGLDRDHHAFLYWEPERLMVVPAVISSDPQGIDFVGAIALTVSPTGEFGDPVRLTHVGRSGVNKDAPPEIQRSLVIGRRLLTISEEGILLSDLGTLDDRAWVPFLS, via the coding sequence ATGACTGACCGATTCGAGCGCAAGATCGGCGAGATCGGCGGGCCGCGCTCGCCCGATCCAGAGTTTCGCGACCGCCTCGAGCGCGCCATCATCCACGAGAGCGCCCCCGAGGTAACCCCGGCAGCGCGGTGGAGGATCGACGGCCCCCGCGCGCTTTCGTCGCGGATGCGGAGCCGAATCGAAGCGGCGATGACGCGCCGAAAGAGGTGGAGCCTCTCCCCACTGCGGCTGATCGCGGCAGCGGTGGCCGTGGTCATGCTCGCGGGTACGACGATCGTCATCGTCGATCGGGTCGGCAAACGAGGAAGCGGTGGAGACGAACGACCTTTCGTGGCGGCGCCTACCAATTCGCCGACTCCGGGTTCGACCCCATCCACGCCGCCCAAGGCTGCCCCCTCAGGCCCGTCGACGTTGCGAGGCTTCAAGTCGGCCGGCCAGTTCCTCGCGTATGTGCACACCGAAGGTCTGAAACAGAACGGGCCATACGGCATCCCCGGCAGCATCTTCGAAGGCGGCGGGTACAGCGGCGGACCGGTGGCGGCCGCCCCGGGATCGGCCCCGCGCGCCCCCTCGATGGCGCTGCCGTACGAGCCGTACTCGACGACGAACGTCCAGGAAGCCGGGGTCGACGAACCGGACATCGTGAAGACGGACGGCAGGCGGATGATCGTCCTGACCCATCGGGAGATCGGCGGCTCCGTAGCGCGGCTCTTCGACGTCCGGAAGGGGGCCCGCTTCCTGGACTCGATCGGTTTCTCCGAGGGTGAGGCCTCCGGACTTTTCCTGGCCGGCGATCGGGTGGTGGTGCTCGAGGATCGACTGGCAGCGCCACGAGAGGCGCGAATGGCCACCCACGTCAGCGCCCGTCGATGGACCACCGTGACCGTGCTGAGCGTCGCAGATCCCGAGAACATCATGGTGGTTTCCTCGATGCATATCGAGGGGTCCTACGTCGATGCGCGCCTCGCCGGCGGCGTGGTGCGTCTGGTCGTCGCCTCCGATGCTCTTGGGCCCTCGCCCGTGTCCGTAGGAAAGGGCTCCCCCGAAGAGCTCGAAGCGGCGGAGAAGGCGAACGAACGGTCGATCCGACGGTCGATTGCGGGCGACTGGGTGCCGCATTTCGTGCTCCAGCGGACGGGGAGAGCCACGACGACCGGACACGTGCACGACTGGTCCGCGATCAGCCGTCCCCCCGACCAAGCCGGCCTCGGCATGTTGACCGTCCTGACGATCGACCCGGCCGACCCGGCCCCCGACAACGCGATGTCGATCGTCGGCGCCGGGAACGAAATCTACGCCAGCCTCGGGAACCTCTACGTGACGTCGAACCGCTGGGAGGACACGATCGCTGCACGGAACGGGCAGCCGACCGGAGGGATGGTGACGCGCATCCACAAGTTAGACATCAGTGATCCGGCAAGCACGACCTACCTCGCGAGCGGAGAAGTGTCGGGATTCCTGCTCAATCAGTTCTCGATGTCCGAGTACGCCGGACGCTTGCGGGTGGCGACCACCGTCGAGTCGTTCGTCGGGAATACCGATACCTCTGAGAGCTTCATGACCGTCCTGTCCGAGACGGCGGGGAGGCTGGTCCGCGTCGGATCGGTCGGCAACCTCGGGAAGGGTGAGCGCATCTTCTCCGTCCGGTTCGCCGGCCGCACGGCGTACGTCGTCACGTTCCGTCAGCTCGATCCGCTCTACGTTGTGGATCTGCGCAAGCCGAATCACCCGCGTGTGCGCGGACAGCTGAAGGTTCCCGGGTTCTCCGAGTACCTCCATCCACTGAGCGAGGCACTCCTGGTCGGTGTCGGCAGGGATGCGAGCCGGTCCGGCGTCGCCAAGGGCCTTCAGCTTTCTCTCTTCGACGTCTCGAACCCGGCGAGTCCGGAGCGGATCGACAACCTCATCCAGGGGGACTACGGGCAGTCGGGGCTCGACCGAGATCATCACGCGTTCCTCTACTGGGAGCCGGAGCGGTTGATGGTCGTGCCGGCCGTGATCTCGTCCGACCCTCAGGGAATCGATTTCGTCGGAGCGATTGCGCTGACCGTGAGCCCGACGGGAGAGTTCGGAGACCCGGTGCGCCTCACGCACGTCGGCCGTTCGGGTGTGAACAAGGATGCGCCGCCGGAGATCCAGCGCTCCCTCGTGATCGGGCGACGGCTCCTCACGATCTCCGAAGAGGGGATCCTCCTGAGCGATCTCGGAACGCTGGACGATCGCGCCTGGGTGCCGTTCCTGTCGTAA
- a CDS encoding acyl-CoA dehydrogenase family protein: MSWEFETDPVFEEQLAWMRGFVEDEVEPLDLLWPHLHHAPPAPWLRTVIDPLKGRVKERGLWACHLGPELGGKGFGQVSLALMNEILGRTRWGPTIFGCQAPDTGNAEILAHYGTPEQKERYLQPLLDGEVFSAFSMTEPQGGADPTMFRSRAVRDGDAWVIDGEKFFTSNARNAAFFIVMALTNPDAGAYKGTSMFLVPSDTPGITILRDVGTMGEDLSEEGGHAHIRYDGVRVPAESLLGDEGLGFVVAQTRLGGGRIHHAMRTVGVCNKAFEMMCERALSRETKGSSLAEKQLVQQAITESWAEIQQFRLFVLYTAWRIDREGTAAVRKEIAAATVQAAKVLRSVVERAVHVHGALGVSNEMPLGYMWMLAPMMGIMDGPTEVHTVTAARQILKDFKPAPGEWPTRWIPAALEKAKAKHADALAAQAAAEGR, encoded by the coding sequence ATGAGCTGGGAGTTCGAGACCGACCCTGTGTTCGAGGAGCAGCTCGCGTGGATGCGCGGCTTCGTCGAGGACGAGGTCGAGCCGCTGGACCTCCTCTGGCCGCACCTGCACCACGCTCCCCCGGCGCCCTGGCTCCGCACCGTGATCGACCCGCTCAAAGGCCGGGTCAAGGAGCGCGGCCTCTGGGCGTGTCACCTCGGGCCCGAGCTCGGGGGCAAGGGCTTCGGTCAGGTGTCACTCGCGCTCATGAACGAGATCCTGGGACGCACGCGCTGGGGCCCGACGATCTTCGGCTGCCAGGCCCCCGACACGGGCAACGCCGAGATCCTCGCGCACTACGGCACGCCCGAGCAGAAGGAGCGCTACCTGCAACCCCTGCTCGACGGGGAGGTCTTCTCGGCGTTCTCGATGACGGAGCCGCAAGGGGGCGCCGACCCCACGATGTTCCGGTCCCGCGCGGTCCGCGACGGCGACGCATGGGTGATCGACGGCGAGAAGTTCTTCACCTCGAACGCGCGGAACGCCGCGTTCTTCATCGTGATGGCGCTGACGAACCCGGACGCCGGCGCGTACAAGGGGACCTCGATGTTCTTGGTGCCGTCGGATACGCCGGGCATCACGATCCTGCGAGACGTCGGCACGATGGGCGAGGACCTCAGCGAGGAAGGCGGGCACGCGCACATCCGATACGACGGCGTCCGGGTTCCGGCCGAGAGCCTCCTCGGCGACGAGGGCCTCGGCTTCGTCGTTGCGCAGACACGGCTCGGCGGCGGCCGCATCCACCACGCGATGCGGACGGTGGGCGTGTGCAACAAGGCGTTCGAGATGATGTGCGAGCGTGCGCTGAGCCGCGAGACGAAGGGCTCATCGCTCGCCGAGAAGCAGCTGGTGCAGCAAGCGATCACGGAGTCCTGGGCGGAGATCCAGCAGTTCCGGCTGTTCGTCCTGTACACGGCGTGGCGGATCGATCGCGAGGGAACCGCGGCCGTGCGCAAGGAGATCGCGGCCGCGACGGTCCAGGCCGCCAAGGTGCTCCGCAGCGTCGTCGAGCGAGCCGTTCACGTCCACGGAGCGCTTGGGGTCTCGAACGAGATGCCGCTCGGCTACATGTGGATGCTCGCACCGATGATGGGGATCATGGACGGCCCGACCGAAGTCCACACGGTCACCGCCGCCCGCCAGATCCTGAAGGACTTCAAGCCGGCACCTGGCGAATGGCCGACACGCTGGATCCCCGCCGCGCTCGAGAAAGCCAAGGCGAAGCACGCGGACGCACTCGCGGCGCAGGCCGCCGCCGAAGGACGCTGA
- a CDS encoding enoyl-CoA hydratase-related protein translates to MITRERRGDVEILRLDAPPLNLLGSSMIAALDDAFRTIAADPPRVAVLFCSGAGADVREMAAFGGDSARRFITALHESCRAIRDLDAPVIAVVDGPCLGAHLEVAAACDLRVASAGSRFGMPEIQVGIPSVIDAWWLVQICGLGHTSSLVFDGDMIDAAEAHRIGLVNRVARPDALESEALAWADKIARFAPAGLIEQKRVLRDWTDEAYRAAARRSIDRLVAAFESGQAGEAMRAMLEKREPRF, encoded by the coding sequence GTGATCACGCGCGAGCGGCGCGGCGACGTCGAGATCCTCCGCCTCGACGCGCCTCCGCTGAACCTCCTCGGTTCGTCCATGATCGCGGCCCTCGACGACGCGTTCCGAACGATCGCGGCCGATCCCCCGCGTGTGGCCGTGCTCTTCTGCTCGGGAGCCGGGGCCGACGTGCGCGAGATGGCCGCCTTCGGCGGTGACAGCGCGCGCCGGTTCATCACCGCGCTCCACGAGTCCTGCCGCGCGATCCGCGATCTCGATGCGCCGGTGATCGCGGTCGTCGACGGACCGTGCCTCGGCGCACACCTCGAGGTGGCCGCCGCGTGCGATCTCCGGGTCGCGTCGGCCGGTTCCCGCTTCGGCATGCCCGAGATACAGGTCGGCATCCCGAGCGTGATCGACGCGTGGTGGCTTGTGCAGATCTGCGGGCTGGGTCACACGTCCTCGCTGGTCTTCGACGGCGACATGATCGACGCCGCTGAGGCCCATCGGATCGGGCTCGTGAACCGGGTCGCACGACCCGATGCACTGGAGAGCGAAGCGCTCGCGTGGGCGGACAAGATCGCGCGGTTCGCGCCGGCCGGTCTGATCGAGCAGAAGCGCGTGCTCCGCGATTGGACCGACGAGGCGTATCGCGCGGCGGCGCGGCGCAGCATCGACCGGCTCGTCGCCGCGTTCGAGTCGGGGCAAGCAGGCGAGGCCATGCGCGCGATGCTCGAGAAGCGCGAGCCGAGGTTCTAG
- a CDS encoding phosphotransferase family protein, producing MAEEIGDLTERVAAAAAGWAPGSTIGELEKLKGGRSSLTFVAPVAGGPPEHERIVIKVAPAGLAPVRNRDVLRQARLLRALEGANGVRVPLVLFEETGMPPEIPPFFAMSFAEGVCFEPTLDHADELPSPAEIDARARECARMMAALHAVRPGEVGLGDEPEVDLVEEVERWVRAFATVDDDMKPGADDCAEALRRSMPAAVPSTLVHGDFRVGNTLCEGKEVNAIVDWEIWARSDPRVDVAWFLLSSNAAGHPSAIREAIGMPGDDELLAEYLGAGGVPVDDLDWFKAHALFKIASVTALLVKNARKRGEAEAFSPAHIPDMIARARAMLGRA from the coding sequence GTGGCGGAAGAGATCGGCGATCTGACCGAACGAGTCGCGGCCGCAGCCGCCGGGTGGGCGCCGGGTTCGACGATCGGTGAGCTCGAGAAGCTCAAAGGCGGCCGTTCGAGCCTGACCTTCGTCGCCCCCGTCGCCGGCGGGCCGCCCGAGCACGAACGGATCGTCATCAAGGTCGCCCCGGCGGGGCTCGCGCCGGTGCGCAACCGCGATGTGCTCCGTCAGGCGCGCCTGCTCCGCGCGCTCGAGGGAGCGAACGGCGTTCGGGTGCCGCTGGTGCTGTTCGAGGAGACGGGCATGCCGCCTGAGATCCCGCCGTTCTTCGCCATGAGCTTCGCGGAAGGCGTCTGCTTCGAGCCGACGCTGGACCACGCGGACGAGTTGCCTTCGCCCGCGGAGATCGACGCCCGCGCTCGGGAGTGCGCGCGCATGATGGCGGCGCTTCACGCGGTCCGTCCCGGGGAGGTCGGCCTCGGCGACGAGCCGGAGGTGGACCTCGTCGAGGAGGTTGAGCGCTGGGTCCGCGCGTTCGCGACGGTCGACGACGACATGAAGCCGGGCGCGGACGACTGCGCCGAGGCGCTCCGCCGCTCTATGCCGGCGGCCGTTCCCTCCACGCTCGTCCACGGCGACTTCCGCGTCGGGAACACCCTGTGCGAAGGCAAAGAGGTGAACGCGATCGTCGACTGGGAGATCTGGGCGCGAAGCGATCCCCGCGTCGACGTCGCGTGGTTCCTGCTGTCCTCGAACGCGGCCGGTCACCCGAGCGCGATCCGCGAGGCCATCGGGATGCCGGGCGACGACGAGCTGCTCGCCGAGTACCTGGGCGCGGGCGGCGTTCCGGTCGACGACCTCGACTGGTTCAAAGCGCACGCGTTGTTCAAGATCGCGTCCGTAACCGCACTCCTCGTGAAGAACGCACGGAAGCGCGGCGAGGCTGAGGCGTTCAGCCCGGCGCACATCCCCGACATGATCGCTCGCGCTCGAGCGATGCTGGGCCGCGCATGA
- a CDS encoding enoyl-CoA hydratase/isomerase family protein, whose protein sequence is MSDRYAAFPSLTFEAPEPGILKIVLDAPGLNAVGPEMHRELANVWLEVDRDPDVRVALIRGAGKAFSAGGSFEEIRTMIDDFGVRTRVMREARDLVYNVINCSKPIVSAIHGPAVGAGLVVALLADVSVAARTAKIIDGHTRLGVAAGDHAAICWPLLCGMARSKYHLLTCEPLSGEEAERIGLVSLCVDDSEVQDRAMEVARKLASGSQSAIRWTKYALNNWYRMMGPIFDASLALEFYGFGGPDVAEGLASHVEKRPPTFSGPTSE, encoded by the coding sequence ATGAGCGACCGCTACGCGGCGTTCCCGAGCCTCACGTTCGAGGCGCCCGAGCCGGGCATCTTGAAGATCGTGCTCGACGCGCCGGGCCTCAACGCGGTCGGCCCGGAGATGCATCGCGAGCTGGCGAACGTATGGCTCGAGGTCGACCGTGACCCCGACGTTCGCGTCGCGCTGATCCGCGGAGCCGGCAAGGCGTTCTCGGCCGGCGGAAGCTTCGAGGAGATCCGCACGATGATCGACGACTTCGGCGTCCGCACGCGGGTCATGCGCGAGGCACGGGATCTCGTCTACAACGTCATCAACTGCTCGAAGCCGATCGTGTCGGCGATCCACGGCCCGGCCGTCGGCGCAGGGCTCGTCGTCGCGCTCCTCGCCGACGTGTCGGTGGCGGCCCGAACGGCGAAGATCATCGACGGACATACGCGGCTCGGCGTCGCCGCCGGCGATCACGCCGCGATCTGCTGGCCGCTCCTGTGCGGCATGGCCAGATCGAAGTACCACCTCTTGACCTGCGAGCCGCTCTCCGGCGAGGAAGCCGAGCGGATCGGCCTCGTGTCGCTGTGTGTCGACGACAGCGAGGTGCAGGATCGTGCGATGGAGGTCGCACGCAAGCTCGCCTCCGGCTCGCAGAGCGCGATCCGCTGGACGAAGTACGCGCTCAACAACTGGTACCGGATGATGGGCCCGATCTTCGACGCGTCGCTCGCGCTGGAGTTCTACGGGTTCGGCGGCCCCGACGTCGCCGAAGGCCTCGCGTCGCACGTCGAGAAGCGGCCGCCGACCTTCAGCGGGCCGACGAGCGAGTAA